The genomic DNA CGAAATTATTGGtgtttaaaaaatatgactGATCAAAATGATAGCAATCAACGAACAAGCGTAAGCAATAAAAAGTTCCCATACATCGTTAAATAGATTTCCCATGAATTGATACAAAACAGCCGAATTAGAAAGAAATAGTAAAAGCTTTTAGCGATTTTTTCGATCTGTTAGACGCTGAAAATTTGAAGTTGTTGATTCATTTGTTTTTGAGGAGAGCGCGGTATTTTTCAATAACGACTATCACTTCATGAGGAAAGACAAATATtccctagaccaggggttctcaaactttaggtgttgcggagcccttgaaaaggttgactattattcacggagccacaaaataaatgttaaaattgttacattcggtttaatattcctgagcaagttaaaagtactactcaatttaaatgctgaaccttttttaatagggttaatacaagtcataaataaatctaaattttaaacataaattatatatactaaagctgttaatttaacacttgacaaacatactaataaattaggggtagaatcttttcccttttgacattttttgaaaacttAAAAGGCTGCTAATAATGTGCGCgcttgcattttgttacaatcgccgattttttcccttagcatggcgtgtttttgaacctttatacatctttacgtcggtgtttattctccctaaatcaaaaatttcccctGGCATATACATGAATTGTTAGACAATGACGACCttcattgtttttttgttttcgtgGGGAATTAtaagttcaatgtgaaaaacatgttaccatattatagtcatcggcgacgaaatgcgaaacttaaaatgaaagatcacaagtttggtttcagcagactcacatAGAATTGAAAACGCTTTTGTAGACATtctaaatcacaaaatttggtgttatgttaggttttcatcgtagttagtgcgaaaccgaaacacagtcaattgtgcgcgcgatgtaccttcccaattttgaaactaccgagccgaatgcaataaaataaattccaattgttcgtattttgcccagacattgtgattttttaaacggcgatatcttgcttaaaaataatctcaagtgcgaaaggacaaatcaagtttgacaaatcccaagatcgcaaaaatacgactccaatttatttattgttgacagtttatcacatattttatgttattttagaataatattctttcattttagtaatcctaatagtaatctcgaatcaaacgtgagtaacgatgagcacaactacattataacgacgagacacgttaaatgctcgcatcggacatggattgaatattttacgcaacagaaatctcgttatacGTTTTTTCAATCGCGaaaaatgttgcgcggaaatttccgattccaattttgaaccacctccctcttaagaatcctggctgcgctcctgcttataaataatgccattttttaattccgccatTTTGCCATATTACGAGGCTAtattgtcagattttatcaaagctgttattgcgtctttgaacagttacagaaatctcgttatacgtttttttaatcgcgaagaatgttacgcggaaatttccgattccatttttaaaccacctccctcttaagaatcctggctgcgctcctgcctataaataatgccattttttaattccgccactTTGCCATATTTTGAGGCTAtattgtcagattttatcaaagctgttattgcgtctttgaacagttacaaaattagtcagtattttgaaaagtaatcgaataactcgcggagccctgggttTTTCTcgcggagcactttgagaacctatgccctagaccaggggttctaaacctggggttcgcgaacccccaggggttcacgagaagatttccagagGTACTTGGaaggcagtcgagtttttgtgtgttgttgtttttattatcCTTTATTACAACCAAAGGAAAAAGCATGTcaattgaaacgtagatttCCACTGATCTTGCGttattgtgattgtgacgcaacaatgtggaATTCACGGCTTTGTAGGCAAACTGAAATCTCTAAGACAGCGTGCAACGAGCATTAGAGAAAGTGATCTTGCTTATTAAAACTTGGAACGATTTtgagaattcattagttaggcagaCGACAAGGGCAATATTATCAACGCagagatttaatttagttacatatggttaataaattgtcttgcaacaaattgttattcaatttatcacaactttgttcgatGCCTGATTACGGGGGTTCGCGTCGCTTgcttcgtgactcggggggtacttgacagaaaaaaggttgagaacccctgccgcAGACGATCTATATGTAACGCGTGTAAAATATTTCCGCTTTTATGATTTAAAtagaataacatatatattgttatattcaCGTAACAATTCGGACACGATTGTTGACGAAGTATGTTAGTTTCACCTCAAAGGTAAGTACACTCTCATCGGTACTTTTTATGGTTTTatcacatttgaacctacgacGATTGCACGTATGATTTtcttttacggatatttgaacccatactaacccgaactcatgggttttagcacccgaatatagattgaacccgcggttATACAcattggttcaaatgtacgtgggttcaaatgtacggtcaccacttTTTATACAAGGTCTACGAAATAATAACATGCAAAATAGTCACTTTTGCCTGATTATCTAAAAAGATTGGACGATATGATATAAATCGAAGTCTAATAATTGACCTGGTAACAAAACAAACACAAGACAAaacaagcatatatatatatatatatatatatcattttttgaaCAATTCAAAATAATGTGTTAAAGTGCCATGTTTAAATATTTGCGTCAGTATAGATCTATCTTTGGTGAACAAAAATAGACTGCATATTATGTTTAGCtcaacaataatttatttttctacagCATCGCTTGGGTACTACTGCTTTCCACGTTAATTCTTGTTAGTGTTGGTGAGTGAAACACATATTaagattttttcatatttaagcGGAATGATATTTCTCTGAAATGCATCTGCCATAATTGCAGTCACAAAAAGGCTAATGAAGCCTTGGAAGTTATATTCTTCACATTTTATCAGCGGGGAAAACGGTTAAACAAGCATAATAACTGAAGCATGATGTCCAAATCCGtcttttataaatattaaatatcttaCACGGCAATGCTCATAAACATTGTGCaatgaaataacaaaatcattagATTTGCGTAAATTTTTATTGATACTGTACCGACGTTGTAAGCAGTTCTGATTAGTTTGTTTTGGTTGATCGAACGGTGGGAAAATGCTGGAGCTCTTCCTCGCATATTTAGTCGTTGTGTATGATATAATGTGAGctgtgttatatatatatatatataatatctgaTTATGCAACAGAATGCGAGAAAAGAGAATGTTCAGATAAACTGGGCTATTGTGCACAGATCAAAGAATATTGCAATTCGACAGAATATGTTGtgtttttgaaagaaaattgtttcaaaacatGTTTTAATTGCACAGGTAAGAAAATTCGTgccttcttcaatttttttcttttcttgtttTCTCCCATACCTTGTTCACTTTTCTTAGTCTTTTACACCTTTCTACTGCTTTTCATTATTTCGTGAACAATTTTAGGACTCGATTGTGGCGATTGTGAAGATGGTTGCACCGAAAGTGATAACGGTGAAATTACTTGCACTTGTTATCCAGGTTTCAAACTTTCTCCAGACGGAAAATCATGCCAAGGTGATATTTCGATGGTACCCTGTGATTATTGGTTATTAGCAATCAGCAGCCTACTACCCCTCTATTCATTTCATATTGTgggtttcaaatttatttacttttttttagaaAACCCATACAATTTTGTGTCTTCAATTTCTGTGAATTGCTGTATTGTCTTTCCATCCTGTTCCACTAAAGAAGAGCAGTCAGAAACGCTGTTCTAATGTTTAGTCATTCTGCatatattctattttatttcatGAAGTTTAAACATTTTCTTTTAGATATAAATGAATGTTCGTTGTCACCATGTTCCTCGAATATGAAGTGGTGCAAAAACTTTGTGGGAGGATTCAGCTGTCATCGTTTATCATGTTCTGAGATTTCAATTAATTACTCTTCAAAAATGCACAATCCTAACGAATGCTGCCATATTACACACGGTGACACTTCGATTTGCGTCTACTATTTAtgataactatttttttttaatcggaGAACCAAAAAGTAAACCTTGAAATCAGTCTAGAAATAATTATATCAAGGCGtgtgaatttttataaaatctcTAATTAATCATTTTAAACACTGCGTATGATGGTGTCAAAATTCTGTGAAAAATCTGAACTTTATTTTTGATGTATGATTTAATACACGTGAGCAAATATCCACAAATAAATGACTAATTATCCCTATATCTGTGGTAATTTTCTAGGCAAATGCGGACAGGATGGTTGGACGCGATACCCCTCGTTACCACGAAGACCGATAAACAAATGGCCGTGGACGGTACGAATTTCATATTACAGCTCAGCCAAATTCTTCAATAAGATATCAATAACTCaattatacagtatatatattatattatatattggcaTTTTACTATCTTACATCGCGTTTAatcaaatcattatttttacaGGCTGCACTTTACACCGGGAGAAAGTTAAAATGTACAGGGgttattattgataaaaattcGGTTGTGATTCCTACGAGTTGCGTTCGGTATGTTCTGTAATTAAGTAAATCAATATAAGTATTTTTTCCAATTATTGATACATGTTTGATCAACAATCGTTACAAACACTATTTATTTATAGAAGTCCAATCGGCACAGGCTAATCTTATTCTGAGGGTGATATGCCTCTCGAtattatcatttaaaaaaaattctgaattgaTTAATGCTACAAGGGTAATTCAATCCGCCTTATAAAacgaaataatttgaaaaataaaaatatcttcttatTATGAATTGGAATTgagcggcggtgtggctcaacgggctaagcgttaggaatacgctcgccaccgcacctctagtcactctgcgtgggttcgcaggttcgaatacaTGCatggatagttatgtgcgagaggattgctggactcctcgccgtcgttgtgtggttcacgtaaccgctggtcggttacggcttcctccaccaccaagtccatgcttccgaaaacaaacaatataacttatcccatacccgacttggaatggtaaccggacgagaagccgtggttcgccatatggataagccttcttatcggctttcctctccccctggataaatatgtaaatcctatcctatcctatatcggctttcttctcccccgggataaatatgtaaatcctatcctatcctatagcATAGAAATTTATTCCAATAAATGGAAATATATGTGTAGGCCTATGTGAAAGtacattttaaacaaatattatgtttcatatATTGCTACGATACATATCGACTACATTGCAGAAAAGTGGTGATCAAATCGAATCTGAAACAATTACAAGTGAAAGTTGGATTGACGGGATTCACGTCTACGCCATATTCTGTTCGACGAAATGTAATAAAAGTACGTGATGTGCAAGTTGTAATCAGATAATATGCTTCAACATGGTGCACTGTAGTATTTCATTATAAAGATTCCAGTTTAGGCATTCGGAAAactataatagttttatttttagtgtttttttaaATCACTAGGTAATAACTAAACCT from Styela clava chromosome 12, kaStyClav1.hap1.2, whole genome shotgun sequence includes the following:
- the LOC120329977 gene encoding kallikrein-1-like isoform X2, with protein sequence MLVSPQSIAWVLLLSTLILVSVGLDCGDCEDGCTESDNGEITCTCYPGFKLSPDGKSCQDINECSLSPCSSNMKWCKNFVGGFSCHRLSCSEISINYSSKMHNPNECCHITHGKCGQDGWTRYPSLPRRPINKWPWTAALYTGRKLKCTGVIIDKNSVVIPTSCVRKVVIKSNLKQLQVKVGLTGFTSTPYSVRRNVIKLHTISGHKSAPDKVTLLQLNESLPFSMDLIHPVCTSGEENPSIGETCVALGFVKRDSFDGLYDSLTEIPLTVTNNSECRTLADDHDYGIDEDQVKICAGNQKLDNKDCLGSSGGLLVCQSKCSCDWYLAGVKYEGKGCAGPRQGYTSFLNLKTFQTAINNLKDDKNSSA
- the LOC120329977 gene encoding kallikrein 1-related peptidase-like b4 isoform X1 gives rise to the protein MLVSPQSIAWVLLLSTLILVSVECEKRECSDKLGYCAQIKEYCNSTEYVVFLKENCFKTCFNCTGLDCGDCEDGCTESDNGEITCTCYPGFKLSPDGKSCQDINECSLSPCSSNMKWCKNFVGGFSCHRLSCSEISINYSSKMHNPNECCHITHGKCGQDGWTRYPSLPRRPINKWPWTAALYTGRKLKCTGVIIDKNSVVIPTSCVRKVVIKSNLKQLQVKVGLTGFTSTPYSVRRNVIKLHTISGHKSAPDKVTLLQLNESLPFSMDLIHPVCTSGEENPSIGETCVALGFVKRDSFDGLYDSLTEIPLTVTNNSECRTLADDHDYGIDEDQVKICAGNQKLDNKDCLGSSGGLLVCQSKCSCDWYLAGVKYEGKGCAGPRQGYTSFLNLKTFQTAINNLKDDKNSSA